TTCTTGCATACTCTTGCTGCATGGCTGCGGTATTGGGTTTGGGTTTGGAGACATCAGGGTGGCTGGCAAGCCATTTGTTTAAAATATCAACTTCAGCTTGCTCAGTGTCAATAATGTTTTGAGCCAGTTGACGCATGGCATCATCATTGCCATATTTCAGCTGAATTTTCGCCATGTCAATCGCGCCATGATGGTGGCCGAGCATTGATTTGGCAAAAGCCGTATCAGGATCGTTATACCCCATGCCAATCATCATCTCATCGTGCATTCTGGTCATGGCTCTTGTGTAATCTCTCAGCACGTCGGTCATTTGCGTGTCATTGATGTCATCTTGATTTTCTATCGACGTTTCATCTTCGTTACTGGTTTCTGTAACCTCAGGGACTGGCGGTGCGGTGATCTCTTCAGAAGCAGCTTCATTGTCTTTCGTTGTCGGCTGGCAGGCACTCAGTATGAGCCCAACAGAAAAGCTGGTAGCCAACAAGACAAAACGACGAGAAGCAATCATGACATATCCCTATTATAAAAATTTCAATGCAAATGGGTGAGATTGATTACACACAATCCATAAGGGTATAAATTCTAGCAGATGAACCTTACTAGTTCGAGACTCTATGTTTAACAGGTCGTAATATATTTACTTAGTATCGCCATTTCGACATAACATCGATATGTTGAGAATATCGAAGGCCATGCGCGACTGGAATAAATTTTCCTTACGTGCTGTTAATACAGAGGCTGCGAAAAATTTATCCCAGTCGTGCGGTCTCATTTTTAAAGTAAATTAACTGTATTAGAGTGATTTATTGATAGATAAATCGTATTGATTGGCATGAGCAGTTAAAAAAGTCGCTAAACATGAGTCATTGAGCAAGATGAATCAATCGATAAGCCCTAACTGCTGACAGCGCTCATTATTGAGATGAATACGCACAAACTCACCAACTGCCAAATCACCCAATTCAAATCCAGCGACCGACCAGCGAATCAAGCGTAAGCAAGGCAGCCCAACATGTGCGGTCATGCGCCTTACTTGACGGTTTTTACCTTCATAAATAGTCAGCATCAGCCAAGAATCTGGCACACTTTTGCGTTCACGTATCGGTGGATTACGCTGCCAAAGTGGCATTGGTAATGTCTCTTCACTGACGTGTTTAACGTCGGCCGGCAAGGTTTTGCCATCTTTAAGAATGACGCCCCGTCTAAGCATATCAAGTTGCTCAGTAGTAGGAATGCCTTCAACTTGTACCAAATAGGTTTTACCTTGTTTACGTCCGGCATTGGCTTTTGGTGGATGAGTAATCGCTTTGTTCACTCGGCCATCATCGGTCAAAATCAATAAGCCTTCTGAAGTAGCATCCAGCCTACCTGCGACCCGTAAAGACTTATCCGTAAAATAGTGAGACAAAGTGGTGTGGTCGTTGTTGCTATCATTACGAAACTGACTTTGTACTCCATAAGGCTTATTGAATAAAATGAGACTAGAAGTCGACATAAAATGGTGTGTCCTAAAGATAAATCATGGGTGAATCAGCGTAGAGTACATCTGACCAAATGGTATTTGATATTAAAAATGAAGCCGAAAAGATCGGCTCTGAATTACTATAGTTTACATATTGGCCTATAAAAATAAGGCATCATCATTATGGCAGTGGTATCTATATGATCCATTCCCGCCTACAAGCGCTACGCTAGAAAACTGATGGTTAAGCCTTCTATTTTAGTACAATATTCAAGACAGTTTGTGCCTTTTTCTATATTGCTTATGCCAGAGTTGATCGATTTGATAAACAGTTAAATTATGAAAAACTCGTGGTGACTATAATGGGCAATACCATATTGCAATGGTTTTACTCATCGATATTTTTAGCGAACGAGCGTTCTCATCACAATACAATTGCCCGCACTGGCAAAAAAGTACCAAATATGCTTGTGATACCTGATATACAACTAAGGAGATTTATCCATGGCCTATGATAAGGTTATCGTACCAAGAGACGGAGAAAAAATTACTGTAAACGCTGATTTGTCGTTAAATGTGCCCAACAATCCTATCATTCCATTTATCGAAGGGGATGGCATTGGGGTTGACATCACACCTGTCATGATAAAAGTAGTGAATGGGGCGGTAGACAAAGCTTATCACGGTAAAAGATCTATCATTTGGATGGAAGTATATTTGGGTGAAAAAGCGGCTAAGGTTTATGATGGTGAATATTTACCAAGTGAGACGCTAGAGGTTTTAAAAGACTATATCATCAGTATCAAAGGTCCATTGACCACCCCAGTTGGCGGTGGCTTTCGTTCATTAAACGTGGCAGTACGTCAGGAGCTTGACTTGTATGTGTGTCAGCGCCCGGTGCGCTGGTTTGAAGGAGTGCCAAGTCCCGTTCGTCAACCCGAACTGACTGATATGGTGATTTTCCGCGAAAACGCAGAAGATATCTATGCAGGTATTGAGTGGGAAGCCGGCAGCGATGAGGCCAAAAAGGTCATTAATTTCTTAGAAAAAGAGATGGGTGTGACCAAAATCCGTTTTTCAGAGGATTGCGGTATTGGCATAAAGCCTGTATCAAAAGAAGGCTCACAGCGTCTCGTACACAAAGCCATTCAGCATGCTATCGATAATGACCTACCAAGTGTGACCTTAGTGCACAAAGGTAATATTATGAAATTCACCGAAGGCGCATTTAAAGAGTGGGGTTATGAGGTAGCGGCAGAGAGCTTTGGTGCAGCGCTGTTGGATGGTGGCCCTTGGATGACCCTAACTAATCCGAAAACGGGTAATGACATCGTTATCAAAGATGTCATCGCTGATGCGTTCTTACAGCAAATCTTGATGCGCCCTGCTGACTACTCTGTGGTGGCAACCTTAAATTTAAACGGCGATTATATTTCTGATGCGCTAGCGGCGCAAGTGGGCGGTATTGGTATCGCGCCAGGTGCCAATAAGGGCAACGCTGTCTCTGTCTACGAAGCGACTCATGGTACAGCGCCTAAATATGCTGGGCAAGATAAAGTCAATCCCGGCTCGTTGATTCTGTCTGCTGAAATGATGCTACGCGATATGGGATGGACGGAAGCGGCTGATCTTATTATTAGTGGTATCCAAGGCGCGATTGCACAAAAGACAGTGACTTATGATTTTGAGCGCTTAATGCCAAAGGCGACCTTACTCAGTACGTCTGAATTTGGTGACGCGGTGATTAAGCATATGGACGCTTAATCCATCAGCGAGCTGAACAAGCGGTTACCAAATGCTAGACAGTCTAAGCAAACCACTAAAAAAGCCATCTTCCCTTAGGTAGATGGCTTTTTTACGACAGGAGTTATGTAGACAGGTTGGTTTAAAAATAGAGTGCACAAAAAAACACCCCTCAGATTTAGAATCTTTGGGGTGCCTTTTATTGATTCTGACTGATGCTTGGATAAAAGCTTTTAAGTACCTATCACTTAACCTAAGCTCAGCACATGATCAAAACGTTCTTATCATGAAGCGCTTACAAAGAAATGCTTACAAAGAAGCCAATGCTTCATTAAATAACGTGCTTGGACGCATGATTTGTTCAGCCAGTTTTTCATCCG
This is a stretch of genomic DNA from Psychrobacter alimentarius. It encodes these proteins:
- a CDS encoding CopM family metallochaperone, whose protein sequence is MIASRRFVLLATSFSVGLILSACQPTTKDNEAASEEITAPPVPEVTETSNEDETSIENQDDINDTQMTDVLRDYTRAMTRMHDEMMIGMGYNDPDTAFAKSMLGHHHGAIDMAKIQLKYGNDDAMRQLAQNIIDTEQAEVDILNKWLASHPDVSKPKPNTAAMQQEYARSMDILNGKMVLGIADPVPDVAFVRGMLPHHIGAVEMAEIQLKYGTDEEMRQLAQDVITAQQPEIELMQKWIADVEANESNNDELSENDDMSESIKSNENGTLSKNEDGAQSSIS
- a CDS encoding pseudouridine synthase — encoded protein: MSTSSLILFNKPYGVQSQFRNDSNNDHTTLSHYFTDKSLRVAGRLDATSEGLLILTDDGRVNKAITHPPKANAGRKQGKTYLVQVEGIPTTEQLDMLRRGVILKDGKTLPADVKHVSEETLPMPLWQRNPPIRERKSVPDSWLMLTIYEGKNRQVRRMTAHVGLPCLRLIRWSVAGFELGDLAVGEFVRIHLNNERCQQLGLID
- the icd gene encoding NADP-dependent isocitrate dehydrogenase, which translates into the protein MAYDKVIVPRDGEKITVNADLSLNVPNNPIIPFIEGDGIGVDITPVMIKVVNGAVDKAYHGKRSIIWMEVYLGEKAAKVYDGEYLPSETLEVLKDYIISIKGPLTTPVGGGFRSLNVAVRQELDLYVCQRPVRWFEGVPSPVRQPELTDMVIFRENAEDIYAGIEWEAGSDEAKKVINFLEKEMGVTKIRFSEDCGIGIKPVSKEGSQRLVHKAIQHAIDNDLPSVTLVHKGNIMKFTEGAFKEWGYEVAAESFGAALLDGGPWMTLTNPKTGNDIVIKDVIADAFLQQILMRPADYSVVATLNLNGDYISDALAAQVGGIGIAPGANKGNAVSVYEATHGTAPKYAGQDKVNPGSLILSAEMMLRDMGWTEAADLIISGIQGAIAQKTVTYDFERLMPKATLLSTSEFGDAVIKHMDA